Proteins from a single region of Streptomyces sp. HUAS 15-9:
- a CDS encoding MFS transporter produces the protein MASAASAPPTAANLKRIVAASLIGTTIEWYDFFLYGSAAALVFNKLFFPGSDPLVGTLLSFLTYAVGFAARPLGALVFGHYGDRLGRKKLLVLSLLLMGGATFAIGLLPTHATLGAAAPVLLTALRLVQGFALGGEWGGAVLLVSEHGDARRRGFWASWPQTGAPAGQLLATGVLSLLTAELSDEAFGSWGWRIPFLLSGVLVVIGLWIRLSVDESPVFREALERAEARRAERAEGAEKLPFVSVLRHHWRDVLVAMGARMAENISYYVITAFILVYATTSAGVSKQTALNAVLIGSAVHFAVIPAWGALSDRVGRRPVYLLGAAGVGLWMFPFFSLVDTATFGNLVLAVTVGLVLHGAMYAPQAAFFSEMFATRMRYSGASIGAQFASVAAGAPAPLIATALLSDYGSSTPIALYVIAAAVLTLIAVGVAKETRHRDLADVAAGRGAGAGAMGGSETAGASASGASTV, from the coding sequence ATGGCCTCCGCAGCATCCGCTCCCCCGACAGCCGCCAATCTGAAGCGCATCGTGGCCGCGAGCCTCATCGGCACCACCATCGAGTGGTACGACTTCTTCCTCTACGGCTCTGCCGCCGCGCTGGTGTTCAACAAGTTGTTCTTCCCTGGCTCGGACCCGCTCGTCGGCACGCTGCTGTCGTTCCTGACCTACGCGGTCGGATTCGCGGCGCGGCCGCTGGGCGCGCTGGTCTTCGGGCACTACGGCGACCGGCTGGGGCGCAAGAAGCTGCTGGTGCTGAGTCTGTTGCTGATGGGCGGCGCGACCTTCGCGATCGGGCTGCTGCCCACGCACGCCACCCTCGGCGCCGCCGCCCCCGTCCTGCTCACCGCGCTGCGCCTCGTCCAGGGCTTCGCGCTCGGCGGTGAGTGGGGCGGGGCCGTGCTGCTGGTGTCCGAGCACGGGGACGCGCGGCGGCGCGGGTTCTGGGCCTCGTGGCCCCAGACCGGGGCACCGGCGGGGCAACTCCTCGCGACCGGAGTGCTGTCGCTGCTCACCGCCGAGCTGTCGGACGAAGCCTTCGGCAGCTGGGGCTGGCGGATCCCGTTCCTGCTCTCCGGTGTGCTGGTCGTCATCGGCTTGTGGATTCGGCTCTCTGTCGATGAATCCCCTGTGTTCCGTGAGGCCTTGGAGCGGGCAGAGGCCCGCAGGGCCGAGCGCGCGGAGGGTGCCGAGAAGCTGCCGTTCGTGTCCGTCCTGCGGCACCACTGGCGTGATGTGCTCGTGGCGATGGGCGCCCGCATGGCGGAGAACATCAGCTACTACGTCATCACCGCGTTCATCCTCGTCTACGCCACCACGTCGGCCGGCGTCTCCAAGCAGACGGCGCTGAACGCCGTACTCATCGGCTCGGCCGTGCACTTCGCGGTCATTCCGGCATGGGGCGCGCTGTCCGACCGGGTCGGGCGCCGCCCCGTCTATCTGCTGGGCGCGGCCGGGGTGGGCCTGTGGATGTTCCCCTTCTTCTCCCTGGTCGACACGGCCACGTTCGGGAACCTCGTCCTCGCCGTGACCGTGGGTCTCGTGCTGCACGGTGCGATGTACGCGCCGCAGGCCGCCTTCTTCTCCGAGATGTTCGCGACCCGGATGCGGTACTCCGGCGCGTCCATCGGCGCCCAGTTCGCGTCCGTGGCGGCGGGTGCCCCCGCGCCGCTCATCGCCACCGCCCTGCTCTCCGACTACGGCAGTTCGACGCCGATCGCCCTGTATGTGATCGCGGCGGCCGTGCTGACGCTGATCGCGGTGGGGGTGGCGAAGGAGACCCGGCACCGGGACC
- a CDS encoding IS5 family transposase gives MSQRKPYPSDLSDARWALIEPTLTAWRKARLDRRPTGQPAKVDLRDVFNALLYINRTGIPWKYLPHDFPNYGTVYAYYAAWRDEGILAQLNYDLTGLARVKEGRKPEPTGSVIDTQSVKTSTNVPLTSQGTDAAKKIVGRKRGILTDTIGLILAVTVTAASLSENAVGIRLLDQAKKTYPTIAKSWVDTGFKNAVIEHGARLGIDVEVVNRNPGVRGFHVVKRRWVVERSLGWLMLHRRLSRDYETLPASSEAMIHVASIDNLAKRITDETTPTWRGTY, from the coding sequence GTGAGCCAGCGGAAGCCGTACCCCAGCGACCTTTCCGACGCCCGATGGGCCCTAATCGAGCCGACGTTGACGGCCTGGAGAAAAGCCCGGCTCGACCGCAGACCCACCGGGCAGCCGGCCAAGGTCGACCTGCGCGACGTATTCAACGCACTCCTCTACATCAACCGCACGGGAATCCCCTGGAAATACCTCCCACACGACTTCCCGAACTACGGCACCGTCTACGCCTACTATGCCGCCTGGCGCGATGAGGGAATCCTCGCCCAGCTCAACTACGACCTGACCGGGCTCGCCCGCGTGAAGGAAGGGCGCAAGCCCGAACCCACAGGGTCCGTCATCGACACCCAGAGCGTGAAGACCTCCACCAACGTGCCCCTGACCAGCCAGGGAACGGACGCCGCCAAGAAGATCGTCGGCCGCAAGCGAGGCATACTCACCGATACGATCGGACTCATCCTCGCCGTGACTGTCACCGCCGCGAGCCTCTCCGAGAACGCCGTAGGAATACGTCTTCTCGACCAAGCCAAGAAGACGTATCCAACCATCGCCAAGAGCTGGGTCGACACCGGCTTCAAGAACGCCGTCATCGAGCACGGCGCACGTCTCGGAATCGACGTCGAAGTCGTCAACAGAAACCCCGGAGTTCGCGGCTTTCACGTTGTCAAAAGACGCTGGGTAGTCGAGCGAAGCCTGGGTTGGCTTATGTTGCACCGGCGCCTTTCTCGCGATTACGAGACCCTTCCCGCCAGCTCCGAGGCCATGATCCACGTCGCCTCGATCGACAACCTCGCCAAGCGCATAACGGACGAGACGACACCAACCTGGCGAGGGACTTACTAG
- a CDS encoding alpha-keto acid decarboxylase family protein yields the protein MTHQPSTWNVARYLATRLEQLGIKHLFGVPGNHLGPFLSIMKQHNPQVTWVGTPTEVGAGYAADAYARARHADAPDGGFGVGAVAVTYSVGAFNLLNPIGGAYVEYVPLIAINACPTYEQWLNYQAIGLLTSHMSQRRESNLDVYRQVTVDAQVISNPGLAPVQIDSAIVACLSERRPVYLEVMEDVWAAECEAPQGRLAPRQRPFTPKNRTMLAKAVAAAVDLVKRKGGVQGSPILWAGEEIDRFRLSHPLTELVQDTGMPFCTTVGGKSVVSENTPGFVGVYNGKASDPYVREVFQRAKCRIGLGTWSTSKNLGGEQDIGDDWCVAAREGVSVGASYYPDIQLERFIPALREALVTEFGPRAFAADYFAQAHAEGAPVPESTAAYQAQLSATDFQAELTYDSFFQHISGFLDSQASGTGTQATSPFTLLSDAAFALLGSMNLHTVERAGYLAQNAWLSIGYSVGAATGVAMAREPAGKRPMVFVGDGAFQETCQELSTHTRHRLNPVIFVLDNEGFYGIEQMLVNPCYYQQKPSDGADFYNNLHQWHYDQLAKVFGSAKSPMTGMTVTTHTELESVLKRIGEPNDSVNQGPLLVQVRLSRHDYPRALHYKITENCP from the coding sequence GTGACGCACCAGCCCTCGACATGGAACGTGGCGCGGTATCTGGCCACCCGACTCGAACAGCTCGGAATCAAGCACCTGTTCGGCGTACCCGGCAACCACCTGGGCCCGTTCCTTTCCATCATGAAGCAGCACAACCCGCAGGTGACGTGGGTGGGCACGCCGACCGAGGTCGGGGCCGGTTATGCGGCCGACGCCTATGCGCGGGCCCGCCACGCCGACGCCCCTGACGGCGGCTTCGGCGTCGGTGCCGTCGCCGTCACCTACAGCGTCGGAGCGTTCAATCTGCTCAACCCCATCGGGGGCGCCTACGTCGAGTACGTACCGCTCATCGCGATCAACGCCTGCCCGACCTATGAGCAGTGGCTCAACTACCAGGCCATCGGCCTGCTCACCTCCCACATGAGCCAGCGCCGGGAGAGCAACCTCGACGTGTACCGCCAGGTCACGGTCGACGCGCAGGTGATCTCCAACCCGGGACTGGCCCCCGTCCAGATCGACAGCGCCATCGTCGCCTGCCTGTCCGAGCGCCGGCCTGTGTATCTCGAGGTCATGGAGGACGTCTGGGCCGCTGAATGCGAAGCACCCCAGGGCCGTCTGGCCCCCAGGCAACGCCCGTTCACCCCCAAGAACCGGACCATGCTGGCCAAGGCGGTCGCCGCCGCCGTCGACCTCGTCAAACGGAAGGGGGGAGTACAGGGCTCGCCCATCCTGTGGGCGGGCGAGGAGATCGACCGGTTCCGTCTCTCCCATCCCCTCACCGAACTCGTGCAGGACACCGGGATGCCGTTCTGCACGACCGTCGGAGGCAAGTCCGTGGTCTCGGAGAACACCCCGGGATTCGTCGGCGTCTACAACGGCAAGGCCAGTGATCCGTACGTACGGGAGGTATTCCAGCGGGCCAAGTGCCGCATCGGGCTGGGCACCTGGTCGACGTCGAAGAACCTCGGCGGCGAGCAGGACATCGGCGACGACTGGTGCGTGGCCGCCCGCGAAGGAGTGAGCGTCGGCGCCTCGTACTACCCTGACATCCAGCTGGAACGGTTCATCCCAGCGCTGCGCGAGGCGCTGGTGACCGAGTTCGGCCCGCGCGCCTTCGCCGCCGACTACTTCGCCCAGGCGCACGCCGAAGGGGCCCCGGTGCCCGAGAGCACGGCCGCCTACCAGGCCCAGCTCAGCGCTACCGACTTCCAGGCGGAGCTGACGTACGATAGCTTCTTCCAGCACATCAGCGGTTTCCTCGACAGCCAGGCTTCGGGCACGGGCACCCAGGCCACCTCACCGTTCACCCTCCTGTCCGACGCGGCGTTCGCCCTCCTGGGCTCGATGAACCTGCACACCGTCGAGCGCGCCGGATACCTGGCGCAGAACGCGTGGCTGTCCATCGGCTACTCGGTCGGCGCGGCCACCGGCGTCGCGATGGCCCGGGAACCCGCGGGCAAACGGCCGATGGTGTTCGTCGGCGACGGCGCGTTCCAGGAGACGTGCCAGGAACTGTCCACACATACCCGGCACCGGCTGAACCCGGTGATCTTCGTGCTGGACAACGAGGGCTTCTACGGCATCGAGCAGATGCTGGTCAACCCGTGCTACTACCAGCAGAAGCCGTCCGACGGCGCCGACTTCTACAACAACCTGCACCAGTGGCACTACGACCAACTGGCCAAGGTCTTCGGCTCGGCCAAGAGCCCGATGACCGGCATGACGGTCACCACCCACACGGAACTGGAATCCGTGCTGAAGCGGATCGGCGAGCCGAACGACTCGGTCAACCAGGGACCGCTGCTGGTCCAGGTCCGCCTCAGCCGTCACGACTACCCCCGCGCCCTTCACTACAAGATCACCGAGAACTGTCCCTGA